One Solanum lycopersicum chromosome 2, SLM_r2.1 genomic region harbors:
- the LOC101262977 gene encoding laccase-11-like gives MAARTCLLGVLAFGFLCFICLPAEAALKKYQFDVKVSNVSRLCHAKQMVTVNGGFPGPTIYAREGDRVQINVTNYAQYNLSIHWHGLKQYRNGWADGPAYITQCPIQTGNSYVYDFNVTGQRGTLWWHAHILWLRATVYGAIVIMPQGGTPFPFPQPDREEVLVLGEWWNADVEQVEKQGNALGLPPNMSDAHTINGKPGPLFPCSEKHTFAMEVEKGKTYLLRIINAALNDELFFALANHTFTVVEIDAVYTKPFTTDAILIAPGQTTNVLVRANRVPGRYFMAARAFMDAPISVDNKTATAIFQYKGIPETVIPKLPTLPAQNDSDFALSYNSKLKSLNTPKYPANVPLNVDRHLLLTVGLGINPCPTCLNGTRLTASLNNISFIMPQTALLQSHYFNIKGVYTPDFPDKPPTPFNFTGAPLTANLRTNVGTRISKIAFNSTVEIVIQDTNLLSVESHPFHLHGYNFFVVGTGIGNFDLKKDPAKYNLIDPIERNTVGVPTGGWTAIRFRADNPGVWFFHCHLELHTGWGLKTAFLVENGAGSDYSILPPPKDLPSC, from the exons ATGGCAGCGCGGACATGTTTGTTAGGCGTCCTTGCCTTTGGTTTTCTTTGTTTCATTTGTCTACCTGCTGAGGCTGCCCTTAAGAAATATCAATTTGAT GTTAAAGTGTCAAATGTGAGCAGATTATGCCATGCAAAACAAATGGTTACAGTTAATGGAGGATTTCCGGGGCCAACTATATATGCTAGAGAAGGAGATAGAGTTCAAATCAATGTTACTAACTACGCACAATATAACTTGTCCATCCATTG GCATGGTTTGAAACAATATCGCAATGGTTGGGCAGACGGTCCAGCTTACATAACTCAGTGCCCTATCCAGACAGGAAATAGCTATGTTTATGACTTCAATGTAACAGGACAAAGAGGAACCTTATGGTGGCATGCACATATTCTTTGGCTAAGGGCAACTGTCTATGGAGCAATAGTGATAATGCCACAAGGAGGAACTCCCTTCCCTTTTCCTCAACCAGATAGGGAAGAAGTACTTGTACTAG GGGAATGGTGGAATGCTGATGTTGAACAAGTTGAGAAACAAGGAAATGCATTAGGCttacctcctaatatgtctgATGCTCACACGATCAACGGAAAGCCAGGGCCTCTTTTTCCATGTTCTGAGAAAC ATACTTTTGCTATGGAAGTTGAAAAAGGAAAGACATACCTGTTGAGAATTATCAATGCTGCTCTCAATGATGAGCTCTTTTTTGCCCTGGCTAACCATACCTTCACAGTGGTAGAAATTGATGCAGTCTACACGAAACCATTCACCACAGACGCAATTCTAATTGCACCAGGCCAGACTACAAATGTTCTGGTTCGAGCCAACCGAGTTCCAGGAAGATACTTCATGGCTGCAAGGGCCTTCATGGATGCTCCAATCAGTGTGGATAACAAGACTGCCACTGCTATTTTCCAGTACAAGGGAATCCCAGAAACCGTGATTCCAAAACTTCCTACCTTGCCTGCACAAAATGACTCGGACTTTGCTTTGAGCTATAACTCTAAACTCAAAAGCCTAAATACTCCCAAATATCCAGCAAACGTTCCCCTAAATGTTGATAGACACCTCCTGTTAACAGTTGGCCTTGGGATAAATCCCTGCCCCACCTGTCTAAATGGAACTAGGCTAACAGCTTCTTTGAACAACATATCCTTTATCATGCCACAAACTGCACTTCTTCAATCTCATTACTTCAACATTAAGGGTGTGTACACTCCAGATTTCCCAGACAAACCACCTACTCCATTCAATTTTACAGGGGCACCCCTTACAGCCAACCTAAGGACAAATGTAGGCACTAGGATCAGTAAAATTGCTTTCAATTCCACAGTTGAAATAGTAATCCAAGACACCAACTTGTTATCGGTGGAATCCCATCCTTTCCATCTCCATGGCTACAATTTCTTTGTGGTTGGAACTGGCATTGGAAACTTTGACCTCAAAAAAGATCCAGCAAAATACAACCTGATTGATCCTATTGAAAGAAATACTGTAGGTGTTCCAACTGGTGGTTGGACTGCTATTCGATTCAGAGCTGATAATCCAG GGGTGTGGTTTTTCCACTGTCATCTGGAGTTGCACACAGGCTGGGGACTGAAAACAGCATTTTTAGTGGAAAATGGAGCAGGATCAGATTATAGTATTCTGCCTCCACCAAAGGACCTTCCATCATGCTAA
- the LOC101262472 gene encoding tubby-like F-box protein 5, which yields MSLKSIVRELREMKDGIGNISRRGTERKHWSNRTRSHIVPDVALSDQIEQGQWANLPPELLLDIIRRVEESELSWPARSALLFCASVCKSWRGITKEIVKTPEECGRLTFPISLKQPGPRESPIQCFIKRDRANSVYRLYFGMIPSEDERDKLLLSAKKIRRATNTDFVISFVADDFSRASNMYAGKLRSNFLGTKFSIHDSQPPSDAAIQQPGRLSRRFHAKQVSPRVPACNYRVATISYELNVLRTRGPRRMHSAMHSIPLSSIQEGGSAPTPKSFPQSFDEKSFSAPLAIAKESAMDISSSGISRSAVTATSQDILVLKNKAPRWHEQLQCWCLNFKGRVTVASVKNFQLVAAVDPSHNIPVAEQEKVILQFGKIGKDIFTMDYRYPLSAFQAFAICLSSFDTKPACE from the exons ATGTCTTTGAAGAGCATTGTTCGTGAGCTGAGGGAGATGAAAGATGGTATAGGGAATATATCAAGGAGGGGAACAGAAAGAAAGCATTGGAGCAACAGAACCCGGTCACATATAGTCCCTGATGTGGCCCTTTCTGATCAAATTGAACAAGGGCAATGGGCAAATTTACCACCGGAACTTCTTCTTGATATCATCCGTAGGGTTGAAGAGAGTGAGTTATCATGGCCTGCTCGATCCGCCCTTCTCTTTTGTGCATCTGTTTGCAAATCGTGGAGGGGAATTACCAAGGAGATTGTTAAGACTCCTGAGGAATGTGGTAGGCTTACCTTTCCCATTTCACTGAAACAG CCGGGTCCCCGTGAATCCCCAATCCAGTGCTTTATTAAACGGGACAGAGCTAATTCAGTTTATCGTCTCTACTTTGGCATGATTCCAT CTGAGGATGAGAGGGATAAACTATTGTTGTCTGCCAAAAAAATCAGAAGGGCAACAAACACAGACTTTGTGATATCATTTGTTGCAGATGATTTTTCTCGAGCTAGCAATATGTATGCCGGTAAACTGAG GTCTAACTTTCTTGGGACCAAGTTCTCCATACATGATAGCCAACCTCCAAGTGATGCAGCCATTCAACAACCTGGTCGTCTCAGTCGGAGATTTCATGCAAAACAAGTTTCTCCAAGAGTTCCTGCGTGCAACTATAGAGTAGCTACCATTTCGTATGAACTCAATGTCCTTCGTACCAGAGGACCTAGGAGAATGCATTCTGCCATGCACTCTATCCCCTTGTCTTCAATCCAGGAGGGTGGCAGTGCTCCAACACCTAAATCATTCCCACAATCTTTTGATGAGAAGTCATTTTCTGCACCACTTGCAATAGCAAAGGAGTCAGCTATGGATATCAGCTCCTCTGGCATTTCAAGGTCAGCAGTAACGGCGACTTCTCAAGACATACTTGTGCTAAAAAACAAGGCTCCTAGGTGGCATGAACAATTGCAGTGCTGGTGCTTAAATTTTAAAGGCCGTGTTACAGTTGCTTCTGTGAAAAATTTTCAGCTAGTGGCAGCAGTTGATCCATCTCACAATATACCAGTCGCAGAAcaagaaaaagtaattttacaGTTTGGAAAAATTGGGAAAGACATCTTCACCATGGACTACCGCTATCCACTTTCTGCTTTCCAAGCTTTTGCAATCTGCTTGAGCAGCTTTGACACGAAGCCAGCCTGTGAATGA
- the LOC101263266 gene encoding laccase-11: MTKQTSFLGLLAFGFLCFICLPVEAALKKYQFDVKLSNVSRLCNAKQMVTVNGGFPGPTIYAREGDRVQINVTNYVQYNLSIHWHGLKQYRNGWADGPAYITQCPIQTGNSYVYDFNVTGQRGTLWWHAHILWLRATVYGAIVIMPQKGTPFPFPQPDREEVLVLGEWWNADVEAVEKQGNALGIPPNMSDAHTINGKPGPLFPCSEKHTFAMEVEKGKTYLLRIVNAALNDELFFALANHTFTVVEIDAVYTKPFTTDAILIAPGQTTNVLVRANRVPGRYFMAARAFMDAPISVDNKTATAIFQYKGIPETVIPKLPTLPAQNDSDFALSYNFKLKSLNTPKYPANVPLNVDRHLLFTVGLGINPCPTCLNGTRLTASLNNISFIMPQTALLQSHYFNIKGVYTPDFPDKPPTPFNFTGAPLTANLRTNVGTRISKIAFNSTVEIVIQDTNLLSVESHPFHLHGYNFFVVGTGVGNFDPKKDPAKYNLIDPIERNTVGVPTGGWTAIRFRADNPGVWFFHCHLELHTGWGLKTAFLVEDGPGSDHNVLPPPKDLPTC, encoded by the exons ATGACAAAGCAGACAAGTTTTTTAGGCTTACTTGCCTTTGGATTTCTCTGTTTCATTTGTCTACCTGTTGAGGCTGCCCTTAAGAAATATCAATTTGAT GTGAAATTGTCAAATGTGAGCAGATTGTGCAATGCAAAACAAATGGTTACAGTAAATGGCGGATTTCCAGGGCCAACTATATATGCTAGAGAAGGAGATAGAGTTCAAATCAATGTTACTAACTATGTACAATATAACTTGTCCATCCATTG GCATGGTTTGAAACAATATCGTAATGGTTGGGCAGACGGTCCAGCTTACATAACTCAATGCCCTATCCAGACAGGAAATAGCTATGTTTATGATTTCAATGTAACAGGACAAAGAGGAACCTTATGGTGGCATGCACATATTCTTTGGCTAAGGGCAACTGTCTATGGTGCAATAGTGATAATGCCACAAAAAGGCACTCCCTTCCCTTTTCCTCAACCAGATAGGGAAGAAGTACTCGTACTAG GGGAATGGTGGAATGCTGATGTTGAAGCAGTTGAGAAACAAGGAAATGCATTGGgtattcctcctaatatgtctgATGCTCACACGATCAATGGAAAGCCAGGGCCTCTTTTTCCATGTTCTGAGAAAC ATACTTTTGCCATGGAAGTTGAAAAAGGAAAGACATACCTGTTGAGAATTGTCAATGCTGCTCTCAATGATGAGCTCTTTTTTGCCCTGGCTAACCATACCTTCACAGTGGTAGAAATTGATGCAGTCTACACGAAACCATTCACCACAGACGCAATTCTAATTGCACCAGGCCAGACTACAAATGTTCTGGTTCGCGCCAACCGAGTTCCAGGAAGATACTTCATGGCTGCAAGGGCCTTCATGGATGCTCCAATCAGTGTGGATAACAAGACTGCCACTGCTATTTTCCAGTACAAGGGAATCCCAGAAACCGTGATTCCAAAACTTCCTACCTTGCCTGCACAAAATGACTCAGACTTTGCTTTGAGCTATAACTTTAAACTCAAAAGCCTAAATACTCCCAAATATCCAGCAAACGTTCCCCTAAATGTTGATCGACACCTCTTGTTTACAGTTGGCCTAGGAATTAATCCTTGTCCCACCTGTCTAAATGGAACTAGGCTTACAGCATCTCTGAACAACATTTCCTTTATCATGCCACAAACTGCACTTCTTCAGTCTCATTACTTCAACATTAAGGGTGTGTACACTCCAGATTTCCCAGACAAACCACCTACTCCATTCAATTTTACAGGGGCACCCCTTACAGCCAACCTAAGGACAAATGTAGGCACTAGGATCAGTAAAATTGCTTTCAATTCCACAGTTGAAATAGTAATCCAAGACACCAACTTGTTATCGGTGGAATCACATCCTTTCCATCTCCATGGCTATAACTTCTTTGTGGTTGGAACTGGCGTAGGAAATTTTGACCCCAAAAAAGATCCAGCAAAGTATAACTTGATCGATCCTATAGAAAGAAATACTGTTGGTGTTCCAACTGGTGGTTGGACTGCTATTCGATTCAGGGCTGATAATCCAG GGGTCTGGTTTTTCCACTGTCATCTGGAGTTGCATACAGGCTGGGGACTGAAAACAGCATTTTTAGTGGAAGATGGACCAGGATCAGATCATAATGTTCTGCCTCCACCAAAGGATCTTCCAACTTGCTAA